The stretch of DNA GATCACCTGACCCCGACCACCGAACTACTCTACGCGGGTCTGAGCTATCGGTTCTAAGGAGCCCGCCGTGACCAATCCCGAAATGAAGTGTTCCTCCTGCGGCGGTGCCGTCGCGGGAAAGTTCTGTTCCCAGTGCGGCACCTCTGCCGGAGCCGCCGCGGCGTCGCGAGCCTGTCCCCGCTGTGGGCACGGTTCGCCGGCAGGTACCCAGTTTTGTGCCGCCTGCGGCACCTCGCTTACGGGTGCGGCCGCCGGTGGCGGGATGAGCCGGTACGTTCCGTGGGCGTTGGGTGGCGCGGTGGTGGTGGCCTTGGTCGCGACCCTGTTCCGATCGGCCGGCACGGCGGCCCCGATGGGCGCGCCCGGTGAGCAGGTGGCGGGCCCTGCGGGGACTCCGCCTGACATCAGTCACCTGACTCCGCGCCAGCGATTCGACCGCCTCTATACCCGAATCATCGAGGCGGCCCAGAAGGGCGACCAGGCCACCGTGGAGCAATTCACCCCGATGGCACTCTCGGCGTTCGGTATGCTCGACCAAGTCGACGCCGATGCCCGATACCACCTGGCCATGCTCCAGCTCCACGTCGGCGACGTGGCCGGTGCTCAGGCCCAGGCCGACTCGATCAAACTGGCTGATCCCAAGCACTTGTTCAGCTATGTGGTGAGCGGTGCGGTGGCCCGCTGGACCAAGAACGAGGCCGAACAGGCCAAGGTCTACCAGGCGTTCGTGGCCCAGTATGACGCCGAACTCAAGACGGCCAAGCCCGAGTATCAGGAACACCGGGCGATGTTGGAGGAGGTCAAGAGGACGGCCAGCGCGGCCAAACCCCTCAAGTAGACCAGGGTACCGGCCCTATTTCCTGGGGCAGGCCTCGCACTTCGAGGCCACCGGCCGATAAATGACTCGCGTCGTACCCTGCGGCCCCGGTTCCGATTTGTGGCAGGCGGCGCAGGCCACTTTCTGATGGCCGCCCTTGAGCGCGCCATGTCCGGCAGCGGCGAACCACCGAAAAGGCCGCCGTCGAAGCCGCCAAGCGGGCCGGATTGAGCGGCGATGGGCCCCGAGCCCAGCATCCGGCCATCAATGTGGACCACTGCATTGGCTGCGGCGCGTGCGTCACGGCGTGCCCCGAAGGTGACGTGTTGGCGGTCATCGGTGGCAAGGCGGCGTTGGTGCATAGCGGCCGGTCTGTCCGGTTCACTCCGGGCACCCGAGCGTGGTCTCCGCTTCGTCACCTTGGAAGCTGAAGATTTCGGCGGGACGGTGGCCAAGTATCCGCGCCAGAAACTGGTGATGACGAGCCCGGTCGAGTTTCCGCTCTACGGGAAACTCACCAAACGTGAGATTACCAAAGAAAACCTCCTGGCCATCTGGTCGGGCGCCGCCGAGAAGGGGGGGCTCGACGTGCGAACCAAAGAACCGGTCGAGGCCGTGCTCCGGGATTCGGTGGGCCGTTTCACCGTCCGGACGGCCAAGGGTGAATACCATGCCTTGGTGGTGCTCATGGCGATTGGGTGCCGCGGTACCCCCAACAAGCTCGGCATCCCCGGCGAAGAGCTTCCCCACGTGATGTACAGCCTCCTCGATGCCGAAGCCTACGAGGGCAAGCGGATTCTGGTGGTCGGGGGTGGTCACAGCGCGGTCGAAGCCGCGATGGGACTTTCGGTCCAGAAGGGCAACCGGGTCACGATCTCTTATCGGCAGGCCGAGTTCAAGCGTCTCAAGCACCGGAACGAGGTCCGGCTCCAGGAGATGATCGCGGCCAAGACCCGATCGGTGGTGTTCAACTCGAAGCCAGCGGAGATTCGTGAGGGGTCGGCCACCCTCAACGTCCAAGGCCAGGCCAAGCCAAGCCAAGCAGGTGCCGGCCGACTACGTCTGGATCTTTGCCGGGGGCACTCTGCCGAAGACGTTCTTGGAGGGGATGGGTATCGCGTTCGGCCGCCAGGACCTGAGCGCCGCCGCCCAAACGGAAGCCGAGTCGGGCGCGGCGATCGTGGCGGCCTAACGGCCGTCCGGCCCGGGAATGGTGAACCGTTCCACCACGCCGGTCAGGGTGTCGCCACCGATCCCCAGATACAAGTGCCGCTCGGTGATCGAAAGCTCGAACGTAAGGCGCCGCTCGAGCCGGCCCGCCAACTCGGCGATCAACGCCCGGTCCATCGCATAGAGCTCCAGCGCCTCGGCCCGGTGGATCCGTTCCCCTGTCAGGGCCTTCAACAACGTCGCCGGCTGTTTGTGAGTGTAGACGACGACGCGGGGCGCCGCCTTGCTGGCGCGGTGAAGCCGGGCGGCGTCCGGGGTGCCGATCTCGATCCAACTCTTCCAGGCGCCGGTCAAGTCGCGCACCGTAATCGCGGGCTCGGTCGTGTCGGACACCCCGGCCGAGAAAGCGATCCCCTCGGTGAACTCGAGACAGTACGCGAGCACTCTGGTCAGCAGGTGCTCCTCGGTTTCCGACGGGTGACAGGCGACGCGGAGTCCGAGCGTCTCATAGACCCCTCGGTCCATGTTGGCCAATTGGATGTCGAACGTGTAGACCGTCGAACTGAGTGCCATCCGGCTCAGCGGCCCGATCGAAGCGCGGCCACCGCCCGCTCGAGACCGGGATCCCGGCCGGCTTTGAGGTCCCGGTCCGCGAACACCGGGACCGCGATGTCGGGCGGGATCCCGGGCCCGTCGAACGTCTTGCCGTCCGCGGTCCGGAATACTTCATTGGGCAGTCCGAACCGCCAGCCGTTAGGCATGCGCCGG from Gemmatimonadota bacterium encodes:
- a CDS encoding 4Fe-4S dicluster domain-containing protein, producing MSGDGPRAQHPAINVDHCIGCGACVTACPEGDVLAVIGGKAALVHSGRSVRFTPGTRAWSPLRHLGS
- a CDS encoding YaeQ family protein, with the protein product MALSSTVYTFDIQLANMDRGVYETLGLRVACHPSETEEHLLTRVLAYCLEFTEGIAFSAGVSDTTEPAITVRDLTGAWKSWIEIGTPDAARLHRASKAAPRVVVYTHKQPATLLKALTGERIHRAEALELYAMDRALIAELAGRLERRLTFELSITERHLYLGIGGDTLTGVVERFTIPGPDGR